The stretch of DNA AAGAGAAATAATTGAAATAACAGATGCAACAACATGCTTTTTATTGGGAATCATATAACGAAAAGCAATCATCCACTCATAAGATGAAAACCATTTGTTTTTCAGCCTCTTCATAACATTTCCTATTAAAGTATAGAAAGTTGGCTGAGTACATCTTCAACCTTTAGAGATTTTTTTGCGCCTGTTTTTCGATCTTTAATTTCAACCTCATTGTGTGCAATGCTGTTAGGACCAACAATAATTTGCGTTGGCAAACCAATCAAATCCATTGTTGCAAATTTTGATCCAGGACGTTCATTTCTATCATCTAAGAATGGATCAAAACCAGCATCCTTTAATCCCTGATAGAGAAACTCACATGCCTGTGTACATTTTTCATCATCAGGCTTCATATTGATAATCCCAAAATCGAACGGTGCCATCGACTTTGGCCAAATAATCCCCTTTTCATCATGAGAAGCCTCAATAGCAGCCGCAACAAGACGCGAAGGCCCAATCCCATAAGACCCCATAGAGACCACATGCTCTTTTCCATCTTGTCCCATAACTTTTGCTTCCATTGGGGCAGAATATTTAGTACCAAAGTGGAAAATATGCCCAACTTCAATACCACGCGCTGAAAGACGATTTTCTTCAGAAAGTCTAGCCCACTCTTCTTCATTATGCATTTCTTCTGTCGCTGCATAAAAAGATGTCCACTGTTTAACAGTATCATCTAAAACAGCTTTATCACTAAAATCAATTGAACTATTGGGAACGCTAAGTTCAAGAAATTGTTTATCACAAAAAATAGCACTCTCTCCCGTTTCAGCCAAAATGATAAATTCATGACTAAGTTTCCCCCCTATTGGACCTGTATCTGCACGCATGGGAATGGCTTTTAAGCCGAGGCGCGAAAAAGTGCGTAAATAAGCCACAAACATACGATTATAAGATGTTTTAGAGCCTTCATAATCAAGATCAAAAGAATAAGCATCTTTCATTAAAAATTCTCGTGCCCGCATCACACCAAAACGTGGGCGAATTTCATCACGAAATTTCCATTGAATATGGTACAAATTAAGTGGAAGATCTTTATAAGAACGAACATAGGAACGAAAAATATCCGTCACCATCTCTTCATTGGTTGGACCATAAAGTAAATCACGCTTTTGACGATCTTTAATGCGGAGCATTTCCAAACCGTAATCATCATAACGACCGCTTTCACGCCAAAGATCAGCGGATTGAATTGTAGGCATCAATATTTCTATTGCACCAGCACGTTCTTGCTCTTCACGAATA from Bartonella tribocorum CIP 105476 encodes:
- the proS gene encoding proline--tRNA ligase — translated: MRLSQYFLPLLKENPKEAEIVSHRFMLRAGMIRQQTSGIYSWLPLGKKVLDKVCKIIREEQERAGAIEILMPTIQSADLWRESGRYDDYGLEMLRIKDRQKRDLLYGPTNEEMVTDIFRSYVRSYKDLPLNLYHIQWKFRDEIRPRFGVMRAREFLMKDAYSFDLDYEGSKTSYNRMFVAYLRTFSRLGLKAIPMRADTGPIGGKLSHEFIILAETGESAIFCDKQFLELSVPNSSIDFSDKAVLDDTVKQWTSFYAATEEMHNEEEWARLSEENRLSARGIEVGHIFHFGTKYSAPMEAKVMGQDGKEHVVSMGSYGIGPSRLVAAAIEASHDEKGIIWPKSMAPFDFGIINMKPDDEKCTQACEFLYQGLKDAGFDPFLDDRNERPGSKFATMDLIGLPTQIIVGPNSIAHNEVEIKDRKTGAKKSLKVEDVLSQLSIL